From the genome of Amycolatopsis granulosa:
GGCGCGTCACGTCAAGCGGGATCAGTCCACCGAGGACAGTGCACACCAGACCGGTGCGGCTCCGGTCACGGACCAGGCGGACGGGACGGCTCAGGGGTCGCCGGTGCAGCCGGCCGGGCGGTCCGCCACCCAGCTCCCCGGCTCGCCGGAGAACGGCGCGGACACCGACGGCGGTGACCTGCCCCGCCGGAAGCCGCGAACCTCCCCGGACAGCGCGGTCACGCCCCAGCCCGACAGCGGTCTGCCCCAGCGGCGCCCGGCACCGGAAGGCACGGACGAGGCGGCGCCGCAGGCGACAGCCACGGGAACCGAGTCCGCCCCGAGCAGCCCTGGACCCAAGCCGGCGAGCGGCACCGAACCGGCTCCGGCCCAGGCCGGCGCCGCCCAGACCGACGCAGCCCAGACCGACGCAGCCCAGACCGAAGCCGCCCCGGCCGGGACCGGGCTGCCCCGCCGGGAGACCACGCCGGGCGAAGGTGCCCCACCGCAGCGGCAGCCGGCGCGGCCCGGGGCGGACAGGCAGCCGGCCGGCGCGGCCGCCCAGGCCGACGGTGGTTCGCCCCAGCCGGACCGCTCCGGCACCGCTCTCCCGCAGCGGCAGCCCACGCCGGGCAGTGGGTCCGGCAGCGGGCTGCCCCGGCGCCGGCCGGGTGCGACTGCGGAGCACGGCACCGCGGGATTCGCCCAGCCGGCCGGCGAGGGCACCGGCCTGTTCCAGCCCGTCACCGGTGAGGGCAGCGGCCTGTTCCAGCGGCCGGAGCCGGCACAGGCCGGTCCAGCCGCCCAGGCCGAGGGGGCCGCCGACGGCCCGCCGGTTCCGCCCCGCGAGCCGGCCGAGGCCGAGCCGCAGCGGCCGGCCGGCGGGGAGGGCTCCTGGTCGTTCGCGACCGACGAGAGCTGGGCCGCGGTGCAGGCGGTCTCCTCGGCGTCCTCGTCGTCACCGTCGAGTTTCACCGCCGCGGGACTGCCCAAGCGGCGCCGCGGCGAACAGCTTCTGCCCGGCAGCGCCCTGTCCCCGGGCGCGGCCACACCGGCGGCGCCGCGGACTCGCCGCGACCCGCAGGACGTGCGTGGCAGGCTGAGCAGTTTCCAGCAAGGTGTTCAGCGTGGAAGGCACCGGACCGCTCAGTCCGCCGACCCCGATCAAGGAACCATGGAGGGTGAATGACCACGCCGCAGCCACAAAACCAGTTCGGATGGCTGGTCAACGATTTCGCCGAGCGTGTGCCTGGCGTGGCGCACGCGGTGGTCGTTTCGGCCGACGGCCTGTTGCTGACCGCCTCGAACCGGTTGCCGCTCGACCGCGCCGACCAGCTCGCCGCGGTGGCCTCCGGGCTCATCAGCCTGACGCAGGGCGCGGCGCGGTGCTTCGAGGCCGGTGCGGTCAACGAGACCGTCGTGGAGATGGAGCTCGGGATCATGATCCTGATGTCCATCAGCGACGGCTCGTGCCTGGCTGTCCTGGCCGCCCCGAACTGCGACATCGGCCAGGTCGCCTACGAGATGACCATGCTCGTCGACCGGGTGGGCCAGATCCTCACCCCCGAACTGCGCGCCCAGCTGCAGGGTGCCGGCGGGGCCCTGATCGGCGAACCGGTGGGATGATGCCGACATGACCACGGGATCCGAGAATGGCTCCCCGTCCGGCGGCGAAGCACAGCCCACGTTCGCCGACGTGATGAACAGCTTCAGCCTGGACTCCGGTCGGGGCCGCCGGAAGCGCAAGAAGCAGCGCGACCCGCGGCCCGAGCCGGACCGGGCGGTCGCCCCCGAGGCACCGCGGGCCGAGCAGGCGAAGCCCGCACCGGCGCCGCAGCCCTCGCCGTCACCACATCCGGCGCCCTCACCACATCCGGCGCCGTCGCCCCATCCGGCGCCGGAGAGCCGGGTGCAGGCGGCGAGCCGGTCCGGCTCCGCGCCGGGCACCGGGTTCTTCGAGCCGGTGCAGCCCGTCCAGCACGCGGAGCCGGCCCAGCCGGCCCAGCCCGTGTGGCCGGAGGAGCCGGAGATCCACCCCGCCGAGGAGACCGCCGTGGTGCGCCCGTACGCGCTCACCGGCGGCCGCACCAAGGCCCGGGTCGCACTGGAGCTGGAGACCCTGGTCTCCGTCCAGGACGCCGTCCTCGCCCGGCTGGACGCCGGGACGCTGACGGTGCAGTTCGAGCACCGCTCGATCATGGAAGAATGTCGCACACCTCGGTCGGTCGCGGAGATCGCAGCGCTGCTGCGGGTCCCGATCGGCGTGGCCAGAGTCCTCATCAGCGACGCCGCCGATGCTGGTCTGGTCACCGTGCACCGCACGGTGTCGACCAACGACGACGCCGAGGCGCATCTCATGTTGATGGAAAGGGTGTTGAGTGGACTCCGTCGGCTTTAAGGCACCGCGGCAGACCGCGCCGCAGACCATGACCTCGGCGAAGATCGTCGTCGCCGGTGGGTTCGGTGCCGGTAAGACCACCTTCGTCGGCTCGGTTTCGGAGATCGTGCCGCTCACCACCGAGGCGATGATGACCGACGCCAGTCGCGGCATCGACAACCTCGACCAGACACCCAACAAGTCGACCACCACCGTGGCCATGGACTTCGGGCGCGTGTCGCTGGACACCGACCTGATCCTGTACCTGTTCGGTACGCCGGGTCAGCAGCGGTTCTGGTTCATGTGGGACGACCTGGTGCGGGGTGCGATCGGCGCGGTGGTGCTGGCGGACACCCGCCGGCTGGCGGACTCGTTCGCGCCGGTCGACTTCTTCGAGGACCGCGGGCTGCCCTACATCATCGGGGTCAACACCTTCGACG
Proteins encoded in this window:
- a CDS encoding DUF742 domain-containing protein — encoded protein: MTTGSENGSPSGGEAQPTFADVMNSFSLDSGRGRRKRKKQRDPRPEPDRAVAPEAPRAEQAKPAPAPQPSPSPHPAPSPHPAPSPHPAPESRVQAASRSGSAPGTGFFEPVQPVQHAEPAQPAQPVWPEEPEIHPAEETAVVRPYALTGGRTKARVALELETLVSVQDAVLARLDAGTLTVQFEHRSIMEECRTPRSVAEIAALLRVPIGVARVLISDAADAGLVTVHRTVSTNDDAEAHLMLMERVLSGLRRL
- a CDS encoding roadblock/LC7 domain-containing protein gives rise to the protein MTTPQPQNQFGWLVNDFAERVPGVAHAVVVSADGLLLTASNRLPLDRADQLAAVASGLISLTQGAARCFEAGAVNETVVEMELGIMILMSISDGSCLAVLAAPNCDIGQVAYEMTMLVDRVGQILTPELRAQLQGAGGALIGEPVG
- a CDS encoding ATP/GTP-binding protein, whose protein sequence is MDSVGFKAPRQTAPQTMTSAKIVVAGGFGAGKTTFVGSVSEIVPLTTEAMMTDASRGIDNLDQTPNKSTTTVAMDFGRVSLDTDLILYLFGTPGQQRFWFMWDDLVRGAIGAVVLADTRRLADSFAPVDFFEDRGLPYIIGVNTFDGQLHHELSDVREALAIDESIPIVRCDARDRESTKQTLITLVEYAMRQWIAMRAGTP